A section of the Asticcacaulis sp. EMRT-3 genome encodes:
- a CDS encoding hybrid sensor histidine kinase/response regulator → MTESDLLPSASPHADPNSGLQTGLHTGMRNILYVEDDAALARLLQKRMERIGLKVDLAGTAEKGLELLHDNNYDLVLVDYNLPGMNGLELLDRMDELPLAPPAVILTVGGDERIALAALQKGAADYAVKDINQTYLDLLPAIMVAAFTKERLLRENAQQSIELKLAKERAEAASQAKSRFLATMSHEIRTPMNVVTGLASILSRSKLDGDQKKIVETLRTNADLLLKLINDLLDISRIEDDHIELEAIPFQVTAVLEDIRVMFAQDIERKGLSLRIDDKTEGMMLLGDRSRLQQVLMNLVSNALKFTDSGEIAIEAQATCQGEDCELDIVVHDSGIGIPEDKLNIIFDKFTQADETITRRFGGSGLGLSIARSLAQLMGGDISVRSQAMEGSSFRLSLSLPLTSPSEPDAAPKPDYRPVAAANGEPPRVLIVEDYEPNIMVLSLMLEELGYATDSAANGSEALKLITQAAHPYHAILMDVQMHGMDGLETTGCIRDLENGGPRNVIIGVTAHALAGDRERCLAAGMDDYISKPVLPDILAQKLAQTR, encoded by the coding sequence ATGACGGAGTCTGATCTTCTGCCCAGCGCATCTCCCCATGCCGACCCCAATTCTGGCCTCCAAACGGGCCTTCACACCGGTATGCGCAACATCCTCTATGTCGAGGACGACGCGGCGCTGGCGCGTCTGCTGCAAAAGCGCATGGAGCGGATCGGGCTCAAGGTCGATCTGGCAGGCACCGCCGAGAAGGGACTGGAGCTGCTGCATGACAACAACTATGATCTGGTGCTGGTCGATTACAATCTGCCGGGCATGAACGGGCTGGAACTGCTCGACCGTATGGACGAACTGCCGCTGGCCCCGCCCGCCGTCATCCTGACCGTCGGTGGCGATGAGCGCATCGCCCTGGCGGCCCTGCAAAAAGGCGCGGCCGATTATGCGGTCAAGGACATCAACCAGACCTATCTCGACCTTTTGCCCGCCATCATGGTGGCCGCCTTCACCAAGGAAAGACTCTTACGCGAAAATGCCCAGCAAAGCATCGAGCTGAAGCTGGCCAAGGAACGCGCCGAAGCCGCCAGCCAGGCCAAGAGCCGCTTTCTGGCCACAATGAGCCATGAAATCCGCACACCGATGAATGTGGTGACGGGGCTGGCCTCGATCCTGTCGCGCTCCAAGCTGGACGGCGATCAGAAAAAAATCGTCGAAACCCTGCGCACCAATGCCGACCTGCTGCTCAAACTGATCAATGACCTGCTCGACATCAGCCGCATCGAGGACGATCATATCGAGCTGGAAGCCATACCTTTTCAGGTGACAGCGGTACTGGAAGATATTCGCGTCATGTTCGCTCAGGACATCGAACGCAAGGGCCTCAGCTTGCGCATCGATGACAAGACCGAGGGCATGATGCTGCTGGGCGACCGGTCGCGCCTGCAACAGGTGCTGATGAACCTCGTGTCGAATGCCCTCAAATTCACCGATTCCGGCGAGATCGCCATCGAAGCCCAGGCCACCTGTCAGGGTGAGGATTGCGAACTTGATATTGTGGTGCATGATTCCGGCATCGGCATACCCGAAGACAAGCTCAATATCATTTTCGACAAATTCACCCAGGCCGACGAAACCATCACCCGGCGTTTTGGTGGTTCAGGGCTTGGCCTGTCGATCGCGCGCTCATTGGCGCAACTGATGGGCGGCGATATTTCCGTGCGCAGTCAGGCGATGGAAGGGTCTTCGTTCCGCCTGTCACTCAGCCTGCCCCTGACATCGCCCAGCGAACCCGACGCGGCACCGAAGCCCGACTATCGCCCCGTGGCGGCGGCGAATGGCGAACCGCCGCGCGTTTTGATCGTCGAGGATTATGAGCCCAACATCATGGTGCTGTCGCTGATGCTCGAAGAACTGGGCTACGCCACCGATTCCGCCGCGAACGGCTCCGAAGCGCTGAAGCTGATCACCCAAGCCGCGCATCCCTATCATGCCATACTGATGGATGTGCAGATGCACGGCATGGACGGACTGGAAACGACCGGCTGCATCCGCGATCTGGAAAATGGCGGGCCGCGTAATGTCATTATCGGCGTCACCGCCCACGCCCTGGCCGGTGACCGCGAACGCTGTCTGGCCGCGGGCATGGACGACTATATTTCCAAGCCCGTCCTGCCCGATATTCTGGCGCAGAAACTGGCCCAGACGCGCTGA
- a CDS encoding response regulator has protein sequence MKTPFTLVLVEDDEGHARLIGRNLQRVGVLNPLVRLKNGAEALDYFLAGAASAHSHSVVVLDLNLPDIDGFEILRRLKSDPASADVPVIVLTTTDHPSDIDRCYALGCNGFMTKPVHHNDFAEAIRKLGLSLTTVRVPHFRDKS, from the coding sequence ATGAAAACACCCTTCACCCTGGTTCTGGTCGAGGATGACGAAGGCCATGCACGCCTGATCGGGCGCAATCTGCAACGGGTCGGCGTGCTCAATCCGCTGGTACGCCTGAAAAACGGTGCCGAGGCGCTCGATTATTTTCTGGCCGGCGCGGCGTCCGCCCACAGCCACAGTGTCGTGGTGCTCGATCTCAACCTGCCTGATATTGACGGCTTTGAAATCCTGCGCCGTCTGAAAAGCGATCCGGCCAGCGCCGATGTGCCGGTCATCGTGCTGACCACCACCGACCATCCGAGCGACATCGACCGCTGCTATGCGCTGGGCTGCAACGGTTTCATGACCAAACCCGTTCATCATAACGATTTCGCCGAAGCCATCCGCAAGCTGGGCCTGAGCCTGACTACGGTGCGCGTACCCCATTTTCGTGATAAAAGCTGA
- a CDS encoding ATP-binding protein, translating to MRMPWGLSVKHVYLAFFSLISIALCVFSLIIYNQYKVVQNLNEYTRYQYENIRQSKIILMDVVDMETGARGFVLTGDKSFLTPFESAANRLQAEVLSLRNATYYEDNSFAETNAWHDRIDTIQNLLETQISHVRSQGRGTISPTEMNKEKAAMDELRHIVETSIANRLTGLRARIELVKTQKNDLIYTLVIGTVLGIGILLGGTIIIIRLEDENEAIEDENQRGELRFRTVMNGINDGVYEVNFVNETMYMSKELKAMLGYDEDELDEDINVITPMIHPDDVESYFRVRHQYVTRKTADYVNIFRLRHKDGTWRWIMARGVGAWDRFGQIRTLIGTHTDITEQKNREEELRQLNADMEAFTYITSHDMRSPLVNLKGFSHELHIALDEVRALLEPQQKKIAARSWAQLETLLKHDIPESLGFIGNAIDRMDTLTTAILDLSRIGKFGYREEAVDSRAIFEKCLGAQSYEISAKSVEVKIGDMPLLRTDAVALEQIFSNLLDNAVKYLNPERRGVIEVSCHETSRDYIFSLRDNGRGIDPADTERVFNIFRRARNVGDVRGLGIGMAYVKASLRKMAGSIWFDSALDVGTTFYVSLPKKPLASDEEASEPAREAVEA from the coding sequence ATGAGAATGCCCTGGGGATTGAGCGTCAAGCACGTCTATCTGGCATTTTTCAGCTTGATTTCGATTGCGCTCTGCGTCTTCAGCCTGATCATTTACAACCAGTATAAGGTTGTTCAGAACCTTAACGAATATACGCGCTACCAGTACGAGAACATTCGCCAGAGCAAGATCATCCTGATGGATGTGGTCGATATGGAAACCGGTGCGCGCGGCTTTGTGCTGACAGGCGATAAAAGTTTCCTCACGCCTTTTGAAAGCGCCGCAAACCGCTTGCAGGCCGAGGTTTTGTCCTTACGTAACGCCACCTATTACGAAGATAATTCGTTTGCCGAAACCAATGCCTGGCATGACCGCATTGATACGATTCAAAACCTGCTCGAAACCCAGATCAGCCATGTACGCAGTCAGGGGCGTGGCACAATCAGCCCGACCGAGATGAACAAGGAAAAGGCGGCGATGGACGAGCTTCGCCATATCGTCGAGACCTCTATCGCCAACCGGCTGACCGGACTGAGGGCGCGCATCGAACTGGTCAAGACTCAGAAAAACGACCTGATCTATACCCTGGTGATTGGCACTGTGCTGGGCATCGGCATTCTGCTGGGTGGCACGATCATCATCATCCGTCTGGAGGATGAGAACGAGGCCATCGAGGACGAAAACCAGCGCGGCGAACTGCGTTTCCGCACGGTGATGAACGGCATTAATGACGGGGTTTACGAGGTCAATTTCGTCAATGAAACCATGTATATGTCGAAAGAACTCAAGGCCATGCTCGGCTATGACGAGGATGAACTCGACGAAGACATCAATGTCATCACGCCGATGATCCACCCCGACGATGTCGAGTCCTATTTCCGCGTGCGCCACCAGTATGTCACCCGCAAGACGGCCGATTACGTCAATATTTTCCGCCTGCGCCACAAGGACGGCACCTGGCGCTGGATCATGGCGCGCGGCGTCGGCGCGTGGGACCGTTTCGGCCAGATTCGCACCCTGATCGGCACCCATACCGACATTACCGAACAGAAAAACCGCGAAGAAGAACTGCGCCAGCTCAATGCCGATATGGAGGCCTTTACCTATATCACCTCGCACGATATGCGCTCGCCGCTGGTCAATCTGAAAGGCTTTTCGCACGAACTGCACATCGCGCTCGATGAGGTACGCGCGCTGCTGGAGCCGCAGCAGAAAAAAATCGCCGCGCGCAGTTGGGCCCAGCTCGAAACCCTGCTCAAGCACGATATTCCCGAAAGTCTCGGCTTTATCGGCAATGCTATCGATCGCATGGATACCCTGACCACGGCCATTCTCGACCTGTCGCGCATCGGCAAGTTCGGCTATCGGGAAGAGGCGGTCGATTCGCGCGCCATCTTTGAAAAATGTCTGGGCGCGCAAAGTTATGAAATCTCGGCCAAGAGCGTGGAGGTAAAGATCGGCGACATGCCCCTGTTGCGCACCGATGCGGTGGCGCTCGAACAGATCTTCTCCAACCTGCTCGACAATGCGGTGAAATATCTCAACCCCGAACGTCGAGGTGTGATTGAAGTCTCGTGCCATGAGACGAGCCGCGACTATATTTTTTCGTTGCGTGACAACGGCCGCGGCATTGATCCGGCCGATACAGAGCGGGTGTTCAATATATTCCGGCGCGCCCGCAATGTCGGTGATGTGCGTGGGCTGGGCATCGGCATGGCCTATGTCAAAGCGTCCTTGCGCAAGATGGCGGGTTCGATCTGGTTCGATTCGGCGCTCGATGTCGGCACCACCTTCTATGTCAGCCTGCCGAAGAAACCGCTCGCAAGCGATGAAGAGGCAAGCGAACCGGCGCGTGAGGCGGTGGAGGCATGA
- a CDS encoding Gfo/Idh/MocA family oxidoreductase has product MSQPVVFGVLSTAKIGLNKVIPAFLKSDRIRVRGIASRSLESAGAAVAQLGLEQAYGSYEDLLADPEIEVVYNPLPNHLHVPMTLAAARAGKHVLCEKPMALNADEIDQLAPYQDRVHIMEAFMVRHSLQWIRARDLIREGAIGSPRMMQSYFSYENLDPDNIRNRVEWGGGGLMDIGCYCIVAGRYFFEAEPQRALSLIKRSDSFGTDVVASGLLDFGQGRQLSFTVSTEAGRSQTINVFGNKARLNLPIPFNQPVTTPSRVMIDDGATLDGGEAVTYTLPAADQYQLMGEAFADAVSGRIPLPYGLEDARANMRCLDALFASETSGKWESIGA; this is encoded by the coding sequence ATGAGCCAGCCTGTTGTCTTCGGTGTCCTGTCAACCGCCAAAATCGGCCTTAATAAGGTCATTCCGGCCTTCCTGAAAAGCGACCGCATCCGCGTCAGGGGCATCGCCTCGCGCAGCCTGGAATCCGCCGGGGCCGCCGTGGCGCAACTTGGCCTCGAACAGGCCTATGGCTCTTACGAAGACCTGCTGGCCGACCCGGAGATAGAGGTCGTTTATAATCCCCTGCCCAACCACCTGCATGTGCCGATGACACTGGCCGCCGCCCGCGCCGGCAAGCATGTCCTGTGTGAAAAGCCGATGGCGCTGAACGCCGACGAGATCGATCAACTGGCCCCTTATCAGGACAGGGTGCACATCATGGAAGCCTTCATGGTGCGCCATTCCCTGCAATGGATAAGGGCGCGCGACCTGATCCGCGAGGGTGCCATCGGCAGCCCGCGCATGATGCAGAGCTATTTTTCCTACGAGAATCTCGATCCTGACAATATCCGCAACAGGGTGGAATGGGGCGGCGGCGGGCTGATGGACATCGGCTGTTACTGTATCGTGGCCGGGCGCTATTTCTTTGAAGCCGAGCCTCAGCGCGCCCTGTCGCTGATTAAGCGCAGCGATTCCTTCGGCACCGATGTGGTGGCGTCGGGTCTGCTCGATTTCGGTCAGGGACGGCAATTGTCGTTTACGGTATCAACCGAGGCCGGTCGCAGCCAGACGATCAATGTGTTCGGCAACAAGGCGCGTCTCAACCTGCCGATTCCGTTCAATCAGCCGGTCACGACGCCCAGTCGCGTGATGATCGACGATGGCGCGACGCTCGATGGCGGCGAGGCGGTCACCTACACATTGCCTGCCGCTGATCAGTATCAGTTGATGGGCGAAGCCTTTGCCGACGCCGTAAGCGGGCGGATACCCCTGCCCTATGGTCTTGAAGATGCACGCGCCAATATGCGCTGCCTCGACGCCCTGTTCGCTTCGGAAACCAGCGGAAAATGGGAATCCATAGGGGCGTAA
- a CDS encoding DUF72 domain-containing protein → MAIHIGIGGWIYEPWRGTFYPADLPQKRELEYAASQLTGIEINGTYYGAQKPDVFRKWRDETPDGFVFALKGIRYATNRRNLAESQDSVERFLNSGLIELKDRLGPINWQFMATKKFEPEDFENFLKLLPASIEGVALRHAVEVRHESFQDPAFIALAKRYKVAVITAADCEFPQIADQTADFAYLRLQGTGEDHKAGYSDSALDTWARRLTSLAAGEIPGELACITSERKVAPRDVFAFVISGHKVANPAAAQSLIEKTS, encoded by the coding sequence ATGGCGATCCATATCGGTATCGGCGGCTGGATTTATGAACCGTGGCGCGGCACGTTTTATCCCGCTGACCTGCCGCAAAAGCGCGAACTTGAATATGCCGCCTCGCAACTGACCGGCATCGAGATCAACGGCACCTATTATGGTGCGCAAAAGCCGGATGTATTCCGCAAATGGCGCGACGAGACGCCCGATGGTTTTGTCTTTGCCCTCAAGGGCATCCGTTACGCCACCAACCGACGCAATCTGGCCGAATCGCAAGACTCGGTCGAGCGTTTCCTCAACAGCGGCCTGATCGAGCTGAAAGACAGGCTGGGGCCGATCAACTGGCAATTCATGGCGACGAAAAAGTTCGAGCCTGAGGATTTCGAGAATTTCCTCAAACTTCTGCCCGCCTCCATCGAAGGCGTGGCTTTGCGCCATGCCGTCGAGGTGCGCCATGAAAGCTTTCAGGATCCGGCCTTCATCGCCCTGGCCAAGCGCTACAAGGTGGCGGTGATCACCGCGGCGGACTGCGAATTTCCACAGATCGCCGACCAGACCGCTGATTTCGCCTATCTGCGTTTGCAGGGCACAGGCGAAGACCACAAGGCAGGCTATAGCGACAGCGCGCTTGACACATGGGCCAGGCGGCTGACATCTCTGGCGGCGGGCGAAATCCCCGGCGAACTGGCTTGTATTACGTCCGAACGCAAGGTGGCGCCGCGCGATGTCTTCGCCTTTGTTATCAGCGGCCATAAGGTCGCCAATCCCGCCGCCGCGCAAAGCCTGATTGAAAAAACATCCTGA
- the dinB gene encoding DNA polymerase IV, producing MDSSEDINPPPRKIIHVDMDAFFASVEQRDHPELRGKPVAVGGSGTRGVVAAASYEARAYGVYSAMPGVTARRKCPELIFVPGRFDAYRAVSRQIRDIFEDYTPLVEPLSLDEAYLDVTENHKGMTSATDIAKEIRARIFEATHLTASAGVSYNKFLAKIASDQNKPNGLCVIRPDQGAAFVASLPVRKFHGVGPATAAKMQALGIETGADLRGRDLAFLVRHFGVSGRHYYNIARGVDHRAVRPDRERKSIGAENTFSSDISAFAPAWTELEPLVDKVWRHVEKHEVKARTVTLKVRFADFQTVTRSRTGSVITGKSEMIAAVNALLLNVFPVSKGIRLLGVSLSNLHTPEAEKPQLSLGF from the coding sequence ATGGATTCGTCCGAAGATATAAACCCGCCGCCGCGCAAGATCATCCATGTCGATATGGATGCGTTTTTTGCGTCTGTAGAGCAGCGCGACCATCCCGAATTGCGCGGCAAGCCGGTGGCGGTGGGTGGTTCAGGTACGCGCGGCGTGGTGGCGGCGGCGTCGTATGAGGCGCGCGCGTACGGTGTCTATTCGGCCATGCCCGGCGTCACCGCCAGACGCAAATGCCCGGAACTGATCTTCGTGCCGGGACGTTTTGACGCTTATCGGGCTGTTTCGCGGCAGATTCGTGATATTTTTGAAGACTATACGCCTCTGGTTGAGCCTTTGTCGCTCGATGAAGCCTATCTCGATGTCACCGAAAACCACAAGGGCATGACCTCGGCCACCGACATCGCCAAAGAGATCCGGGCGCGCATTTTCGAAGCCACACACCTGACCGCCTCGGCCGGGGTTTCCTACAACAAATTCCTCGCCAAGATCGCGTCTGACCAGAACAAGCCCAATGGTTTATGCGTGATTCGTCCCGATCAGGGGGCCGCCTTCGTGGCCAGCCTGCCGGTCAGGAAGTTTCACGGCGTTGGCCCGGCCACGGCGGCGAAGATGCAGGCGCTGGGCATCGAAACCGGCGCCGATCTGCGCGGGCGCGATCTGGCGTTTCTGGTGCGCCATTTCGGTGTTTCGGGCAGGCACTATTACAATATCGCGCGTGGCGTCGATCACCGCGCTGTGCGCCCCGACCGTGAGCGCAAATCGATCGGCGCCGAAAACACCTTCTCCAGCGATATTTCGGCCTTTGCACCGGCCTGGACGGAGCTGGAACCGCTGGTCGATAAGGTTTGGCGACATGTGGAAAAGCATGAGGTGAAGGCGCGTACCGTCACGCTCAAGGTCAGGTTCGCCGATTTCCAGACTGTGACGCGCTCGCGCACCGGCAGCGTCATTACCGGAAAATCCGAGATGATCGCGGCGGTCAATGCCCTGCTGCTGAACGTGTTTCCGGTCAGCAAGGGTATTCGCCTTTTGGGCGTCAGCCTGTCTAATCTCCATACGCCGGAGGCGGAAAAGCCGCAGCTCAGTTTAGGGTTTTAG
- a CDS encoding heme biosynthesis HemY N-terminal domain-containing protein, producing MIRSLLILLGILILVVLAMAGTHDAGQASLNWMHYRIDTSAAAVLILIGFLALCAVIFWNVALWLSRSPQRAEKARAVARRKQGDEAITRGFMALASGDGKEARRLAIKAIDLCDNTVLVRILGALAAQESGDATATRAAYSAMLSLPDLKLAGLKGLMELAQRDGDKAEALRLATEAYSQPRPTMWAFRALFEARLEAGDWREALSLLDGALNRKLISPIYCERAKAALMAASAARMEADGEDIDQALDYAVRAAKLQPQFTPGPVIAARLLLKANRLGRAEDVLEAAWSAQPHPAIWLAYRDLVSDETPRERARRLQGLIDRNPKHRESLILHLERALLTGSKPDMSAAMTDLAPEAADDRLTRRLGGLMARGAQGQGDMDAARTWLAAATLSKGEPDWSDMDAEGRAFAYGASDWSRLILTFAETAALAHPRFERGEKGLPEMPDIASRYMPSMPFIKAAGRSSAARGGGVPLPDDPGAFDAALSGQDLDGEPDIKARPARASRRKAAPQDLKAGKSKT from the coding sequence GTGATCCGTTCGCTGCTTATTCTGCTCGGCATTCTTATTCTGGTCGTGCTGGCGATGGCGGGCACGCACGATGCCGGACAGGCCAGCCTCAACTGGATGCACTACCGCATCGATACTTCGGCGGCGGCGGTATTGATCCTGATCGGCTTTCTGGCCCTGTGCGCCGTTATCTTCTGGAATGTCGCCCTGTGGCTGTCGCGTTCGCCGCAACGCGCCGAAAAGGCGCGGGCCGTGGCGCGGCGCAAGCAGGGCGATGAGGCGATCACGCGCGGCTTCATGGCCCTGGCTTCGGGCGATGGCAAGGAGGCGCGCCGTCTGGCGATCAAGGCCATCGATCTGTGCGACAATACGGTTCTGGTGCGAATCTTAGGCGCACTGGCCGCGCAGGAATCGGGCGACGCCACCGCCACGCGCGCCGCCTACAGCGCCATGCTCAGCCTGCCTGACCTGAAACTGGCCGGGCTGAAAGGCCTGATGGAACTGGCGCAGCGCGATGGCGACAAGGCCGAAGCCTTACGTCTGGCCACCGAGGCCTATAGCCAGCCGCGCCCGACCATGTGGGCCTTCAGGGCCCTGTTCGAGGCCCGTCTCGAAGCCGGCGACTGGCGCGAGGCGTTGAGCCTGCTGGATGGTGCGCTGAACCGCAAGCTGATCTCACCCATCTATTGCGAACGCGCCAAAGCCGCGCTGATGGCCGCTTCGGCGGCGCGCATGGAGGCCGATGGCGAAGACATCGATCAGGCGCTCGATTACGCCGTGCGCGCCGCCAAGCTGCAACCGCAATTCACACCGGGGCCGGTGATCGCGGCGCGCCTGCTGCTCAAGGCCAATCGCCTGGGCCGCGCCGAAGATGTGCTCGAAGCCGCGTGGAGCGCCCAGCCGCACCCGGCTATCTGGCTGGCCTACCGCGATCTGGTATCCGATGAGACGCCGCGCGAGCGTGCCCGCCGCCTGCAAGGTTTGATCGACCGTAACCCGAAGCACCGCGAAAGCCTGATCCTGCATCTCGAACGCGCGCTTCTGACCGGAAGCAAACCCGATATGAGCGCCGCCATGACCGACCTCGCTCCCGAAGCGGCTGATGACCGCCTGACGCGCCGCCTCGGCGGGCTGATGGCACGCGGCGCGCAAGGACAGGGCGATATGGACGCCGCCCGCACCTGGCTGGCCGCCGCCACCCTCAGCAAGGGCGAACCCGACTGGTCTGATATGGATGCCGAAGGCCGCGCCTTCGCCTATGGTGCCTCCGACTGGAGCCGCCTGATCCTGACCTTTGCCGAAACCGCCGCACTGGCTCACCCACGTTTTGAACGCGGCGAAAAGGGCCTGCCCGAAATGCCCGACATCGCTTCGCGTTACATGCCTTCCATGCCCTTCATCAAGGCGGCTGGGCGCAGCTCGGCGGCGCGTGGCGGCGGCGTGCCCCTGCCCGACGATCCCGGTGCCTTCGATGCCGCCCTTTCCGGCCAGGATCTCGATGGCGAGCCTGACATCAAGGCCCGGCCCGCGCGTGCCTCCCGGCGCAAGGCCGCGCCGCAAGACCTGAAAGCGGGAAAGTCGAAGACCTAA
- a CDS encoding mitofilin family membrane protein: MSDPLASIPNDAPLTDPNDMSDEEARAEAAKVTRVFLLFAGILALCFIILLGALGWKMTHPRTPDSAVASQSHATEASKDAEIAALQARIATLQNQTAQPNPLPPGQASQAQAPVGATTLSPPYYTPDSSSLAQLSARMDRLEADQRALTQATGAAYAARTLQLAAAEGAPFLPELSAAEPSLDNPALAATLRPYAEKGVSSAVTLAVRFPAAAAKANIAARAASGKNSFFDHVRNLLGAFISVRRTDNISGQGTEAILARAENRLNLGDLRGALGYLSALPPAAHDAMKPWLDAAQARLLVDDTTRQISETAMNRLNQLNTGNNAPANGGVL; encoded by the coding sequence ATGAGCGATCCACTGGCCTCCATCCCGAACGACGCCCCCCTCACTGATCCGAACGACATGTCGGACGAGGAGGCCCGCGCCGAGGCCGCCAAGGTGACGCGCGTTTTTCTGCTGTTTGCCGGGATTCTGGCCCTGTGCTTCATCATCCTGCTGGGAGCGCTCGGCTGGAAAATGACCCATCCGCGCACGCCTGATTCCGCCGTGGCCAGCCAGTCCCACGCCACCGAGGCCAGCAAGGACGCCGAAATCGCCGCCTTGCAGGCCCGGATCGCCACCCTGCAAAACCAGACCGCGCAACCGAATCCGCTTCCGCCCGGTCAGGCTTCGCAGGCGCAGGCTCCCGTTGGTGCCACCACGCTTTCGCCCCCCTATTATACGCCTGACAGCAGCTCACTGGCCCAGCTTTCGGCGCGCATGGACCGGCTGGAAGCCGATCAGCGCGCCCTGACCCAGGCCACGGGTGCGGCCTATGCGGCGCGCACCCTGCAACTGGCCGCGGCCGAGGGCGCGCCCTTCCTGCCGGAGCTTTCCGCCGCCGAGCCGAGCCTCGATAATCCCGCCCTCGCCGCGACCTTACGTCCCTATGCCGAAAAGGGCGTATCGAGCGCCGTCACCCTGGCTGTGCGTTTTCCGGCCGCCGCCGCCAAGGCCAATATCGCCGCCAGGGCCGCCAGCGGCAAGAACAGCTTTTTCGACCATGTACGTAACCTGCTGGGGGCCTTCATCTCGGTGCGCCGCACCGACAATATCAGCGGTCAGGGCACGGAGGCCATTCTGGCGCGTGCCGAAAACCGCCTCAATCTCGGCGATCTGCGCGGCGCGCTCGGTTACCTGAGCGCCCTGCCGCCCGCCGCCCATGATGCGATGAAGCCCTGGCTCGATGCCGCTCAGGCGCGCCTGCTGGTCGATGACACGACGCGCCAGATCAGCGAAACGGCCATGAATCGTCTGAACCAGCTCAATACCGGCAATAACGCGCCCGCCAACGGAGGTGTGCTGTGA
- a CDS encoding uroporphyrinogen-III synthase, with protein MGAGPVVWITRTKDGATATARAVEARGFTPLIAPVLNIRPLRPVIDPHAFDALIVTSRNGLKAFSAICSRRAVTVWCVGDATAQTARQLGFQHVLSARGDVQALSARIRAEADHSTRFFYAAALEPAWPLTATLQNYGFTVSETAVYETVEIVPDLPDPAGIDYVLVHSARGGAAAVRALDHRLQQRPDRAFSQRLTFICISQSVWQATAAALAMAAPPLQKLAPDPAHHRISAFPDGASMLEQLVLT; from the coding sequence ATGGGCGCGGGGCCGGTCGTGTGGATCACGCGCACCAAAGACGGCGCGACGGCCACGGCCAGAGCGGTTGAGGCGCGCGGCTTTACGCCCCTGATCGCCCCGGTTTTAAACATCAGGCCGTTGCGACCGGTGATCGACCCCCACGCCTTCGACGCCCTGATCGTGACCAGCCGCAATGGCCTGAAAGCTTTTAGCGCCATCTGTTCGCGCCGCGCCGTCACCGTCTGGTGCGTCGGCGATGCCACAGCGCAGACCGCACGCCAGCTCGGATTCCAGCACGTCCTCAGCGCCAGGGGCGATGTGCAGGCTCTGTCCGCCCGCATCCGCGCCGAGGCCGATCACAGCACACGATTTTTCTATGCCGCCGCGCTTGAACCCGCCTGGCCGCTGACCGCCACCTTGCAAAACTATGGCTTCACGGTCAGCGAAACCGCCGTTTACGAAACCGTGGAGATCGTGCCGGACCTGCCCGATCCGGCGGGTATCGACTATGTGCTCGTCCATTCAGCGCGCGGCGGTGCGGCGGCGGTGCGGGCGCTTGATCACCGGCTGCAACAGCGCCCCGACAGGGCGTTCAGCCAGCGCCTGACCTTTATCTGCATTTCGCAAAGCGTCTGGCAGGCCACGGCGGCAGCGCTGGCGATGGCGGCGCCGCCTTTGCAAAAACTGGCCCCCGATCCGGCGCATCATCGCATTTCCGCGTTTCCTGACGGCGCTTCCATGTTAGAACAGCTTGTACTGACCTGA